One Vespa crabro chromosome 9, iyVesCrab1.2, whole genome shotgun sequence genomic region harbors:
- the LOC124426803 gene encoding fez family zinc finger protein erm-like: MQPFSTSNTMATETPTSLPPEKVSSPPPSRNLTFSIAKIMEPDKRLTEQANVAQTVQTAVVPPPSTTTATPTTTPPGILHQASHIPALTQRYSAHLESAFKKYVPTLRHQNLYPLLYYHPSPLLRAFPSSPATTQSVPQTSPPPSSVQDTSISSRLSLMTISPESQRGKKSPAPRNELNGTNKQKTFTCSECGKVFNAHYNLTRHMPVHTGARPFVCKICGKGFRQASTLCRHKIIHTAEKPHKCQTCGKAFNRSSTLNTHTRIHANYKPFICEFCGKGFHQKGNYKNHKLTHSDEKAYKCTVCNKAFHQIYNLTFHMHTHNDKKPFSCKICGKGFCRNFDLKKHMRKLHDTGLPVLAGLGTSSQSHNQQPGYASMHQPPDGRPFVSPFLLPPPNSTNYLTKML, translated from the coding sequence ATGCAACCATTCTCGACGAGCAACACGATGGCGACGGAGACACCGACCAGTCTGCCACCGGAGAAGGTGAGCTCGCCACCACCCTCTCGGAACTTGACCTTCTCCATAGCGAAGATTATGGAACCGGACAAACGTCTAACCGAGCAAGCGAACGTAGCTCAAACGGTCCAAACAGCGGTCGTACCACCGCCATCGACAACGACGGCGACTCCTACGACGACTCCACCTGGTATACTTCATCAGGCATCGCATATTCCGGCGCTTACCCAGCGTTATTCAGCCCATCTAGAGTCGGCCTTCAAGAAATACGTGCCAACGTTGAGGCATCAAAATCTTTATCCCCTCCTCTACTATCATCCGAGTCCATTGTTAAGGGCCTTTCCAAGTTCACCAGCGACAACTCAAAGCGTTCCACAAACCTCCCCACCACCCAGTTCTGTTCAAGACACTTCTATTTCCTCGAGGCTAAGTCTAATGACGATCTCACCGGAAAGTCAACGTGGAAAGAAAAGTCCGGCGCCGCGGAATGAGCTAAACGGTACGAACAAGCAAAAGACCTTTACATGTTCCGAGTGTGGCAAAGTCTTCAATGCACATTACAATCTTACCCGGCACATGCCCGTACACACAGGAGCTCGGCCATTCGTATGCAAGATATGCGGTAAAGGATTTCGTCAAGCGAGTACTCTTTGCAGGCACAAGATCATACACACTGCTGAAAAACCGCACAAGTGTCAGACATGCGGTAAAGCATTTAACAGGAGTTCTACGTTGAATACTCACACTCGTATACATGCTAATTACAAGCCCTTTATATGCGAGTTCTGCGGCAAAGGATTCCATCAGAAAGGAAATTACAAGAACCACAAGTTGACGCATAGTGACGAGAAGGCGTACAAATGTACTGTATGCAACAAGGCATTCCATCAGATCTACAATCTCACTTTTCACATGCATACGCATAATGATAAGAAACCTTTCTCATGTAAGATATGTGGCAAGGGCTTTTGCAGGAATTTCGATTTGAAAAAACACATGAGGAAACTTCACGACACTGGTTTACCCGTACTCGCTGGACTTGGTACTTCGAGTCAAAGTCATAATCAACAACCAGGATACGCGTCGATGCATCAGCCACCCGATGGACGTCCCTTCGTCAGTCCATTCCTTCTACCACCTCCAAATTCGACCAATTATCTCACTAAGATGTTGTGA